A genome region from Candidatus Zixiibacteriota bacterium includes the following:
- the murD gene encoding UDP-N-acetylmuramoyl-L-alanine--D-glutamate ligase: protein MAGTESCGSFLDTGSIMRTLDFEHIKDQINFMRVDRVLNRTVGIIGMARSGLAAARLVKRLGGRPFVSDFQDEDKLSSQIAELRQYEIEYEAGGHSDRLLENVDYLVVSPGVPGDIPIILTAESCGVPVFSELELAYWMCDAHLAAITGSNGKTTTTSLLGEIFKAAGFESATAGNIGYPLSEVSDSLSAKAWVSLEVSSFQLERIFEFRPEIGMILNLTPDHLDRYGRFEDYAETKLRIAENMSARDNLIVNADDDYLCKLADDFPVRKVYFSRARKTLPGVYLEGDEIKYKIDEMTGSLGTVERISIPGPHNLENAMAAGAAALLAGVPAETISDVFEQFPGVEHRLEYVATIDG from the coding sequence ATGGCCGGAACAGAAAGTTGTGGTTCGTTTCTGGATACTGGGAGCATTATGCGCACTCTTGACTTTGAGCACATTAAAGATCAGATAAATTTTATGCGGGTTGACAGGGTTTTAAATCGTACAGTCGGTATAATCGGCATGGCTCGTTCAGGGCTGGCGGCCGCCAGGCTTGTCAAACGGCTGGGGGGACGGCCGTTTGTATCCGACTTTCAGGATGAAGACAAGCTCTCCTCCCAAATCGCCGAACTCAGGCAGTATGAGATCGAGTATGAGGCCGGAGGTCATTCCGACCGTCTCCTTGAGAATGTCGATTACCTGGTGGTGTCGCCCGGTGTGCCCGGAGATATCCCGATTATCCTGACCGCCGAATCGTGCGGGGTGCCGGTGTTTTCCGAGCTGGAACTGGCTTATTGGATGTGTGACGCTCACCTGGCGGCGATTACAGGTTCCAATGGTAAAACAACTACGACCTCACTTCTGGGAGAGATCTTCAAAGCTGCCGGTTTTGAATCTGCCACGGCCGGGAATATCGGCTACCCGCTCTCAGAAGTCAGCGACAGCCTCTCGGCCAAGGCCTGGGTCTCTCTGGAAGTTTCGTCTTTCCAGCTTGAAAGGATTTTTGAGTTCCGCCCCGAGATCGGCATGATCTTGAACCTGACCCCGGATCATCTGGATCGTTATGGTCGCTTTGAAGATTACGCCGAGACCAAACTGCGGATCGCTGAGAATATGTCAGCCCGGGACAATCTGATCGTCAATGCCGATGACGATTATCTCTGTAAGCTGGCAGATGATTTCCCTGTCAGGAAAGTATACTTTTCCCGGGCCCGGAAAACTCTGCCGGGAGTTTACCTGGAAGGTGATGAAATAAAATATAAAATAGATGAAATGACAGGCAGCCTTGGAACAGTCGAGAGGATCTCGATTCCCGGACCTCATAATCTCGAGAACGCCATGGCCGCCGGTGCCGCCGCGCTTCTGGCAGGTGTCCCTGCGGAAACGATAAGTGACGTATTTGAACAATTTCCAGGGGTGGAACACAGGCTTGAATATGTGGCCACTATCGATGGT
- a CDS encoding phospho-N-acetylmuramoyl-pentapeptide-transferase — MFYELFYDMTDSISFFNIFRYITFRTAAATITALMISLLVGPFIVRYLKSSMVTEKIRKEGPQSHYTKEGTPTMGGIIILTAIIIPTLLWADLHSRFVQLILLVTVWLGILGFMDDYMKAIMKKPKGMVGKYKLLGQILLGLVFGTILYYSPPDPEFNGFTEIPFLKEYVLSFGILFIPFVILVLTASSNAVNLTDGLDGLAIGLTGMSFLAFAGFAYVTGRADFSSYLGISFFEGAGELTIYCGAAIGAGLGFLWYNSHPAQVFMGDTGALALGGGLGAVAILLKKELLLLIVGGVFVAEALSVILQVISYRLWGKRIFKMAPLHHHFELSGWPEQKVVVRFWILGALCALLTLSTLKIR, encoded by the coding sequence ATGTTTTACGAACTATTCTATGACATGACTGACAGCATCAGTTTCTTCAATATCTTTCGCTACATAACATTCCGGACCGCTGCGGCGACTATCACTGCGCTTATGATATCGCTCCTGGTAGGGCCTTTCATCGTACGCTATCTGAAATCCAGCATGGTCACCGAAAAGATTCGAAAAGAGGGACCGCAGTCGCATTACACCAAGGAAGGTACTCCCACGATGGGCGGAATCATCATACTGACAGCCATAATAATTCCAACTCTCCTGTGGGCGGATCTGCACAGCCGTTTCGTGCAGTTGATTCTTTTGGTAACTGTCTGGCTCGGTATCCTGGGTTTCATGGATGACTACATGAAAGCTATCATGAAAAAGCCCAAGGGTATGGTCGGAAAATACAAGCTTTTGGGGCAGATCCTGCTGGGACTGGTTTTTGGGACGATTCTGTACTATTCACCGCCTGACCCGGAATTCAACGGTTTTACCGAGATACCGTTTTTAAAGGAATACGTCCTCAGTTTCGGCATTTTATTTATTCCGTTCGTGATACTGGTCCTGACCGCCTCATCGAACGCTGTCAACCTGACCGATGGGCTTGACGGCCTTGCGATCGGATTGACCGGAATGAGTTTTCTGGCTTTTGCCGGATTTGCCTATGTCACCGGGCGGGCGGATTTTTCGAGTTATCTCGGCATTAGTTTCTTCGAAGGCGCCGGCGAACTGACTATCTATTGCGGGGCGGCAATCGGTGCCGGGCTCGGATTCTTATGGTACAACAGCCATCCCGCGCAGGTCTTCATGGGAGATACCGGAGCTCTGGCTCTGGGCGGAGGCCTGGGAGCGGTGGCTATACTTTTGAAAAAAGAATTACTGTTATTGATAGTGGGAGGAGTCTTTGTTGCAGAGGCGCTCTCTGTCATTTTGCAGGTTATCTCATACAGGCTATGGGGTAAGCGGATTTTCAAAATGGCTCCTCTCCACCATCATTTTGAATTGAGCGGATGGCCGGAACAGAAAGTTGTGGTTCGTTTCTGGATACTGGGAGCATTATGCGCACTCTTGACTTTGAGCACATTAAAGATCAGATAA
- the murF gene encoding UDP-N-acetylmuramoyl-tripeptide--D-alanyl-D-alanine ligase, with product MITGKLGDLKKILDAEIIGEPAEEIAFNGLSIDSRTIEQGNLFVAIKGDYNDGHRYVEPAGKNGAALFLVEKNSISDLPEKIKPRAVAVDDTKLALRRLALWWKHKFSPAIVALTGTNGKTTTKEIIADCLAVKYNVFRSPGNFNNLYGIPLSLAMLNDTHDICVLELGMSYPGEIATLTEMVDPDYALITNIGPAHLETMGSLENIAKAKFEILEHSSESTVTFFNLDNSFLKDRFESEVREKVSFAVNSPADIRPARFSSNSYGRVIFELSGESIHLQASGLHNLYNALAACAVAGRIGLSIAEIKPALEAYRGRSSRMEVVKLTNVTLIDDSYNANPTSMSYALKVLHDIDEGGRKIAFLGDMKELGRQELKLHEQVGRMVAENKPDVLITAGKLALKIANGAVACGYDDNKIESFATTDEAAKCLMETIMEGDIILVKASRAMRFDKVVAELKSRLIGEI from the coding sequence GTGATAACAGGGAAGTTAGGCGACCTCAAAAAAATACTCGATGCGGAGATTATCGGAGAACCCGCGGAAGAGATAGCATTCAACGGTCTTTCGATCGACAGCCGGACGATTGAACAGGGTAACCTGTTTGTGGCGATCAAAGGCGATTATAATGACGGGCACAGGTATGTCGAACCGGCCGGTAAAAATGGCGCCGCGCTGTTTCTGGTCGAAAAGAATTCTATCTCCGACCTTCCTGAAAAAATCAAACCGCGCGCAGTAGCGGTAGATGATACCAAACTCGCATTGCGCCGGCTTGCTCTCTGGTGGAAACATAAATTCTCCCCCGCGATAGTTGCACTTACAGGCACCAACGGCAAAACCACAACCAAGGAAATCATCGCCGACTGCCTTGCCGTAAAGTACAATGTTTTCCGCTCACCCGGCAATTTCAACAACCTCTATGGAATACCGCTTTCCCTGGCGATGCTCAATGACACCCATGATATCTGCGTACTGGAGCTGGGCATGAGCTACCCGGGAGAGATCGCCACCCTGACCGAAATGGTCGATCCTGATTATGCCCTGATCACTAATATCGGCCCCGCTCATCTGGAAACGATGGGGTCGCTTGAAAATATCGCTAAAGCCAAATTTGAGATCCTCGAGCACAGTTCAGAATCGACTGTCACGTTCTTCAACCTCGACAACTCATTTTTGAAAGACAGGTTTGAGTCTGAAGTTCGGGAGAAGGTCAGTTTCGCGGTCAATAGTCCTGCCGATATACGTCCGGCACGATTCTCTTCTAACAGCTATGGGCGCGTAATATTTGAGCTCAGCGGAGAGTCGATTCATCTCCAGGCTTCGGGACTGCACAACCTCTATAACGCCCTGGCCGCCTGCGCGGTGGCCGGCCGGATCGGTCTGTCGATTGCAGAGATCAAGCCGGCCCTGGAAGCTTACCGGGGCAGATCATCGCGCATGGAAGTGGTCAAGCTCACCAATGTGACATTAATCGATGACAGTTACAATGCCAATCCGACTTCAATGAGTTATGCCTTGAAGGTTTTGCATGATATTGACGAGGGCGGCCGAAAAATCGCTTTTCTGGGTGACATGAAAGAACTGGGCAGGCAGGAGCTAAAACTGCATGAGCAGGTCGGAAGGATGGTGGCTGAAAACAAACCGGATGTGCTTATAACCGCCGGTAAGCTGGCGCTCAAGATTGCCAACGGGGCGGTCGCCTGTGGCTACGATGATAACAAAATCGAGAGTTTCGCTACCACCGATGAAGCCGCGAAATGCCTCATGGAAACGATCATGGAAGGCGACATCATTCTGGTCAAGGCCTCACGCGCGATGAGATTCGACAAGGTGGTCGCTGAATTAAAATCCAGACTGATAGGAGAAATCTGA
- a CDS encoding UDP-N-acetylmuramoyl-L-alanyl-D-glutamate--2,6-diaminopimelate ligase: MKVSELISILPEKEVKGDPEIEIAKIEYDSRLINPEDMFVAMIGSIQDGHEFIDHAIKEGADAIVCQKDGDYDAKCVIKVPDARHALSLLAARFYNFPSRKLKVAGITGTNGKTTTVYMVKSIFDQRMKRSGLIGTIEYMAGSYQFKAFNTTPESLHLERLMSIMLQERLRNVIMEVSSHALKTGRVRMIDFNVVALTNLTQDHLDFHGAMEEYREAKALLFDKVKGKDKWAVLNMDDPNYDFFLARAESSYLAYSMENPKADVRIGQVEKVDDGFTFLLYTPLGDVEVHLKLNGRFNLNNALCAASVALASGVDPHTIKRGLEAMTFVPGRMEPVHLDKDYKVFIDYAHTPDALSHAMKSAKELADEKRLIAVFGCGGDRDKEKRPLMAKAVSEFADVVVLTTDNPRTEDPQSILADAEKGLNSSREAHVIGDRREAIAKALELAQTGDIVVIAGKGHEDYQIVGKDKMDFDDRVIVREVTQT, encoded by the coding sequence ATTAAAGTATCCGAACTAATCAGTATACTGCCGGAGAAAGAAGTCAAAGGTGATCCCGAAATCGAGATCGCAAAAATAGAATATGATTCGCGCCTGATCAATCCTGAAGATATGTTCGTGGCCATGATCGGATCGATTCAGGATGGTCATGAGTTCATTGATCATGCTATCAAAGAGGGGGCTGATGCGATTGTATGCCAAAAAGATGGCGACTACGATGCCAAATGCGTAATCAAGGTTCCGGACGCGCGTCATGCCCTGTCTCTTCTGGCCGCCCGATTTTATAATTTCCCGTCACGCAAGCTCAAGGTGGCCGGAATCACCGGCACCAACGGCAAGACCACTACCGTCTACATGGTCAAGTCGATATTCGACCAGCGGATGAAGCGTTCCGGTCTTATCGGCACGATCGAATACATGGCCGGAAGCTATCAGTTTAAGGCTTTCAATACCACGCCCGAATCTCTGCACCTGGAAAGGCTGATGTCGATTATGCTCCAGGAGCGACTCCGCAATGTTATTATGGAGGTCTCTTCGCACGCACTCAAAACAGGCCGGGTCCGGATGATTGATTTCAATGTGGTGGCGCTTACTAACCTGACTCAGGATCATCTCGATTTTCACGGCGCTATGGAGGAATACCGTGAAGCAAAAGCCCTGCTTTTTGACAAGGTCAAGGGCAAGGATAAGTGGGCGGTGCTTAATATGGATGATCCCAATTATGATTTTTTCCTGGCTCGCGCGGAATCCTCGTACCTGGCTTACTCGATGGAAAATCCGAAGGCGGATGTCCGCATCGGCCAGGTTGAAAAAGTGGACGACGGTTTTACATTTCTACTGTATACGCCCCTGGGAGATGTCGAAGTTCACCTGAAGTTAAACGGTCGTTTCAACCTGAACAACGCGCTCTGTGCCGCTTCCGTAGCGCTGGCTTCCGGTGTCGATCCGCACACTATCAAGCGCGGGCTGGAAGCGATGACATTTGTGCCCGGACGGATGGAGCCGGTTCATCTCGATAAAGATTACAAAGTATTCATAGATTATGCTCATACGCCTGACGCATTGTCACATGCGATGAAATCTGCCAAGGAACTTGCCGATGAAAAACGTCTGATTGCCGTCTTTGGATGTGGCGGTGATCGTGACAAGGAGAAACGTCCGCTGATGGCCAAAGCAGTCTCGGAGTTTGCCGATGTGGTCGTTTTGACAACCGATAACCCGCGCACAGAGGACCCCCAGTCGATTCTGGCTGATGCCGAGAAGGGGCTGAATTCCTCCAGGGAAGCGCATGTTATCGGTGACCGCAGGGAGGCTATCGCCAAGGCACTCGAACTTGCCCAAACAGGCGATATAGTCGTGATTGCGGGCAAAGGTCACGAGGACTACCAGATTGTCGGCAAGGACAAAATGGATTTTGATGATCGTGTTATAGTGCGGGAGGTGACCCAGACATAG
- a CDS encoding PASTA domain-containing protein: MKAEPLKSSRFIIFFTIVLVGFAVLYGRFFHIQIVRGNDFSRQFKNQCRQDLPIKARRGTIYDCNGNVLAYSVEVENFYVSTDSLQLLDEIADRVAPLLGKSERSLRGFLRKRAGRRTYLVKKCDPELCDKIRALNLKAIKSETDFVRLYPYGSTAADLLGYVNHDHYAKAGAELYCDRYLSGIDGVRSYLRDGRGGLYPLTSQPEIPAVDGEDVYLTIDIEYQQILEEEVRAAVEKWDALAGTAVLIDPESGRILAMCNVQPNHPVEHTRIPKVSAICDLFEPGSTFKTIVFGALLEEDLIDLEDTIWAGHGEFRFNNIRVRDDKELDTITQAEAFILSSNVATGRLALRLGPKKLFRYACEFGFGLSSGLEFPGEPSGRLHEPEVWSEYYCAMLSIGHEVSASALQMARVFGVVASDGIMMKPMLVEKVVSRHGSAIKKFYPEIQKRIFSPEATAQLQELCELVVDTGTAHYALTDGITFAGKTGTAEKPDPEGGYDKSRYMASFGGYFPRENPRFAAIVVIDEPEKINYGGITAGPAFARAAKRIVELEQRRNQPPLEFATPPEEIFRDSSNSLFNKEIDSRTDKPEGITHTSRSISINAELDSNAVFLPNLRGLSARKAVQKVIELGLACSIEGNGDVIESLPEGNSYISRDESIRLICKLKDGEVRH; encoded by the coding sequence ATGAAGGCTGAACCGCTCAAATCTTCACGTTTTATCATATTCTTCACGATCGTCCTGGTGGGGTTTGCAGTTCTCTACGGTCGTTTTTTTCATATCCAGATCGTCCGTGGCAATGACTTCAGTCGCCAGTTTAAAAACCAGTGTCGTCAGGATCTTCCGATCAAGGCCCGCCGTGGCACGATTTACGACTGTAACGGCAACGTGCTGGCATACTCAGTCGAGGTGGAAAACTTCTATGTGAGCACTGATTCGCTCCAGCTTCTCGATGAAATAGCCGACAGGGTTGCGCCTCTTTTGGGTAAGTCAGAACGCAGTCTGCGCGGGTTTTTACGCAAACGGGCCGGCAGGAGAACATACCTGGTCAAGAAGTGCGATCCCGAACTGTGTGACAAAATTCGTGCCCTAAATCTAAAGGCGATCAAATCGGAGACCGATTTCGTGAGGCTCTATCCATACGGTTCCACCGCGGCTGATCTTCTCGGCTATGTCAACCACGACCACTACGCCAAAGCTGGTGCAGAACTGTACTGTGACAGGTACCTGAGCGGTATAGACGGGGTACGATCGTATTTGCGGGACGGGCGCGGGGGATTGTATCCATTGACCAGCCAGCCGGAGATTCCGGCTGTCGACGGTGAGGATGTCTATTTGACGATCGACATAGAATACCAGCAGATTTTGGAAGAAGAGGTCCGCGCCGCAGTCGAGAAATGGGATGCGCTGGCGGGAACTGCAGTTTTGATAGATCCCGAAAGCGGTCGAATACTTGCAATGTGCAATGTACAGCCGAACCATCCCGTCGAACACACCAGGATCCCGAAAGTCTCGGCGATCTGTGATCTCTTCGAGCCGGGCAGTACCTTCAAAACGATCGTGTTCGGTGCACTTTTAGAAGAGGACTTAATCGATCTGGAGGATACGATCTGGGCCGGCCACGGCGAATTTCGCTTTAACAATATCAGGGTCAGAGATGATAAAGAACTCGATACAATAACCCAGGCTGAAGCCTTTATACTTTCCAGCAATGTCGCCACCGGGCGCTTGGCGCTCAGGCTCGGACCCAAAAAGCTCTTTCGGTATGCCTGTGAATTTGGATTCGGTCTTTCCTCCGGACTCGAGTTTCCCGGCGAACCGTCCGGCAGACTGCATGAACCCGAGGTCTGGTCGGAATACTACTGCGCCATGCTCTCGATCGGACATGAGGTTTCAGCTTCAGCTCTGCAGATGGCGCGCGTGTTTGGAGTGGTGGCCTCCGATGGAATCATGATGAAACCAATGCTGGTGGAGAAAGTGGTCTCGAGGCATGGTTCCGCAATCAAAAAATTTTACCCCGAAATTCAAAAACGCATTTTCTCACCGGAAGCGACTGCACAGCTTCAAGAGCTGTGCGAACTTGTGGTCGACACCGGCACCGCTCATTATGCCTTAACTGACGGTATCACTTTTGCCGGCAAAACCGGGACCGCTGAAAAACCGGATCCCGAAGGTGGCTACGATAAATCCCGTTACATGGCTTCTTTTGGAGGTTACTTCCCGCGTGAAAATCCCCGCTTTGCCGCAATCGTTGTAATAGATGAACCGGAAAAGATCAATTACGGCGGGATCACAGCCGGGCCTGCATTTGCGCGGGCCGCGAAACGGATTGTGGAGCTTGAACAAAGACGCAATCAGCCCCCATTGGAATTCGCCACCCCTCCGGAGGAAATCTTCCGGGATAGTAGTAACTCGCTGTTCAATAAGGAGATAGATTCCCGGACCGATAAGCCTGAAGGAATCACGCACACCAGCCGATCTATCAGTATAAACGCCGAACTGGACTCGAATGCTGTTTTTCTGCCGAATTTAAGGGGTTTGTCTGCCCGTAAAGCTGTACAAAAAGTGATTGAACTTGGATTGGCCTGTTCGATCGAGGGTAACGGCGATGTCATCGAATCCTTACCCGAAGGTAATAGTTATATCTCGCGCGATGAGTCCATCAGGCTGATATGCAAATTAAAAGACGGGGAGGTGCGCCATTAA
- the rsmH gene encoding 16S rRNA (cytosine(1402)-N(4))-methyltransferase RsmH, with product MEAEDRFHVPVMGKEVIELLIDDPDGIYIDGTAGNGGHTRLIVDELSENGRVIACDLDRRMLEMAEKRLGSMSSRVEFQNCGYHQVAEQIPSDYLPISGYLLDLGICSVQLDRQLGFAFKADNPLDMRFDSGAPLTAADIVNTYSYRELKQLFREYGELKQASRIAEEICEYRQRESIETTRQLASIVAQFFPQNRRSKGLAQIGQALRIAVNNELDNLKQGLASLTGSLKSGGRMVVISYHSLEDRIVKNFIRSHSRESGLPPELEEVLDRRDFRLKNLTSKAMTASREELEVNKRARSARLRAAAKV from the coding sequence TTGGAAGCTGAGGATAGATTTCACGTGCCCGTCATGGGCAAGGAAGTAATAGAGCTATTAATCGATGATCCAGATGGTATTTATATCGACGGAACTGCCGGCAATGGCGGTCATACGCGTTTGATAGTGGATGAGCTGTCTGAAAATGGTAGAGTTATTGCCTGTGATCTGGATCGGAGGATGCTTGAGATGGCCGAAAAAAGGCTGGGGAGTATGTCGAGCAGGGTAGAGTTTCAAAATTGCGGATATCATCAGGTGGCCGAACAGATACCGTCCGACTACCTGCCGATCTCCGGATATCTTCTGGATCTGGGAATCTGCTCAGTCCAGCTCGATCGACAGCTGGGATTTGCCTTCAAGGCAGACAATCCCCTCGATATGCGTTTCGATTCCGGCGCGCCGTTGACGGCCGCGGATATCGTCAACACGTATTCTTATCGGGAGCTCAAACAGCTCTTCCGGGAGTACGGCGAGTTGAAGCAGGCTTCCCGGATCGCTGAAGAAATTTGCGAATATCGCCAGCGGGAGTCGATTGAAACCACCCGCCAGCTGGCTTCGATTGTCGCACAGTTTTTTCCCCAAAACCGCCGCAGCAAGGGCCTGGCCCAAATCGGGCAGGCACTCAGGATCGCAGTTAACAATGAGCTGGACAACCTCAAACAGGGACTGGCATCCCTGACTGGTTCGCTTAAAAGCGGGGGGAGAATGGTTGTCATCAGCTATCATTCGCTTGAAGACAGAATAGTAAAAAATTTCATACGATCGCACAGCCGGGAATCCGGTTTGCCGCCTGAATTAGAAGAGGTGCTGGACAGAAGGGATTTCAGATTGAAAAACCTTACTTCCAAAGCGATGACTGCCTCCCGAGAGGAGCTTGAGGTCAACAAGCGTGCGCGCAGCGCGCGGCTAAGGGCAGCGGCGAAAGTATGA